One window of Elaeis guineensis isolate ETL-2024a chromosome 11, EG11, whole genome shotgun sequence genomic DNA carries:
- the LOC105054150 gene encoding dehydration-responsive element-binding protein 1G yields the protein MESFSSDSLDSPMARRSASDEEAYSTVWSAPPKRRAGRTKFRETRHPVYKGVRRRNADKWVCEVREPNKKSRIWLGTFPTAEMAARAHDVAAMALRGRSACLNFADSAWLCPVPSSSNPKDIQKAAVEAAEAFRPPTESDVTKSREDAAMAMTAGPSVPAADDPFYMDDRLDFGMQGYLDMAEGLLIDPPPMNADEEESDGSVSLWSYSI from the coding sequence ATGGAGAGCTTCAGTAGCGACTCCTTGGACTCACCGATGGCCCGGCGGTCGGCGTCGGACGAGGAGGCATACTCGACTGTGTGGTCGGCCCCTCCGAAGCGGCGGGCCGGGCGGACCAAGTTTCGGGAGACGCGGCACCCGGTCTACAAGGGCGTCCGGCGCCGCAACGCCGACAAGTGGGTCTGCGAGGTGCGCGAGCCCAACAAGAAGTCGAGGATTTGGCTCGGGACGTTTCCCACAGCCGAGATGGCGGCACGGGCGCACGACGTGGCTGCCATGGCCCTCCGCGGCCGGTCCGCCTGCCTCaacttcgccgactccgcctggctctgccCCGTTCCGAGCTCGTCCAACCCGAAGGACATCCAGAAGGCAGCCGTGGAGGCTGCGGAGGCCTTCCGGCCACCGACCGAGTCCGACGTTACTAAAAGCAGGGAGGATGCGGCAATGGCGATGACAGCGGGGCCATCGGTGCCGGCGGCTGATGACCCTTTTTATATGGACGACAGACTCGATTTTGGGATGCAAGGATATCTGGACATGGCTGAGGGATTGCTGATCGATCCGCCGCCGATGAACGCCGATGAGGAAGAGAGCGACGGCAGTGTCTCACTGTGGAGCTACTCCATTTGA